The genome window TCCCTTGCTCGCTGTGAAGCGGTGCAGCAGCTGGACGTTGTGTGCTCCATGGCAGTAGCTCCAACGCTATGCTGCCACCTGATCGGGATGTGCCTCCTGTCTGCAGGTGGACTCGGAGGAGCCGGTGTTCGAGGCGGTGATAAACTGGGTGAAGCACTCGAAGAAGGAGCGCGAGGCGTcgctgccggagctgctgcaGTACGTGCGGATGCCGCTGCTCACCCCGCGCTACATCACCGACGTCATCGACACCGAGGTACAGCGGccactgcctgctcctgcctgggctctgctggcccccagcATGTATGCAAAGCTCTTTCTCTGCTGCCACTCTTTGGTGACACcgtgcagctgtccctgctcagccGCAGCGCTGCTGTCACACTGAGCTGTGTTTGCTGTGCCAGCAGTCACAGCATCCCGCTCTGCAGCCACAGGGCGCCCTCTCCAGAGCCATTAGCCAGCTGTCTCTGCAGATATCCACAGCACCTTTCTGTTGTCATCTCTTGCAGTCTCCAAGTGCTTTCTGCCTTCATTCCTAAGTGCTGGCAGGGCCCCTTCCCGCAGGCTGAAGATTGCTGCCATTGATCTCAGGGAGGTCATGACTCCTCAGAAGGTGTCTGAGGTGCAGATGGCCAGCAAGTACCTCTaagtgagaaaaaaagcagctgcGTGGGTCCAGGACCTAACACACGGTCAAGAGCCATGGCTAACGCTGCTGCTTTGTGTTCTGGGATGCTGCAGAGGCAGCCCAAAATGGGGACAATGCAAAGTGACTATTAAGCTTTTAAGTGCAAGTTTAATTCTAGACAGGAAGTGATGCTGACTCCAGACAAGATTTCAAAGGAAGGCCCAGAGAAGGTCAAACCAGCCTTCAGGTTAGATGGTGATAGGAAGTACTCAAGGGTTACTAGTCCTTGTCACCTGGCAGGTGCTGAATGGTGAATGACAGATGTTTCTCTGTGTCAGGAAAAGGCTGATTTAGCAAGTCATCTCGGATGTGATGGATCATGGATGTTATTAAATCAGGACAACCTAATGGGCTGTTGTGGTAGGTTGTGCTAGAGCTAAAGGGTGTTCAGTCAGATTGTCATGGTCTGCTTCAAACTGAAATTTAAGCTAATGGAAAAGGGACTGGTACCAAAACAAATAGATCTGTTCCAAATCCAGCCCAAGACAGTGTGTACAGCCCTCAGCTCTCAGAGCGAACGTGGACGGTGACCTGTCCAGTATGGCAGTGCCACACACTGGTGGCACATCCAGCTTGGGGCAGTATGGAGAGTGGAGCgttggctccatgtggctgcCTCACAGACACAAGGAACCTGTAGAGGTAAATCTGAACTTACTGAAGCAGCAGGTACACCCAACACCCATGGGAAAATGAGTGCTGAGCTGAAGGGAGGTTGGTCCAGGCCCTCGGCTAGGGAAGGGAATTACACAGCATTGTGCAAGGAGATGAGGCTGTCCTTGGATGCCCCTCACTCTTCAACAAGACCTCAGTGTTCCTGTTGCCTCTTCACAACTCCATGTCCCATGTGCAAAGTGATCAGGGCAGTAAATCAGCTAAACAGTTTCATTGTGCTGTGCTGTCCCCCTCTCCTCCAATAGCATGTACAGGACAAGTTATGTGGGGCAGATCAAGTGTGGTTTCATTGCCAGTTCCCCTTCCTAGTCATACTTCTGCTGGCTTAAATGGAGCAGAAGTGGCTTTTCCTTATTGTTGGAACTCGGCCATTTCCTTTAAGGAGCCTTCAGTGCCAGACTGTGAGGATGGAGCCATATCTTCTCAGCTGCAGTCTGGTCTTCAGTTGCCTTTGCATTTCCCTGCATGCAGTATCTGCACCAGGACTCGCACACAAGTCCTTTTTGTGCTGTCTGAGCTGATGAGAGTTGGCTTTAGGACAGTTCCTCTGAGGTTTCTTAAAATACATTGCATGTACCAGTGACTCATGTTTCTCCCCAGCCTTTTATACGCTGCAGCCTGCAGTGCAGAGACCTCGTGGACGAAGCCAAGAAATTCCACCTTCGGCCCGAGCTCCGGAGCCAGATGCAAGGACCCAGGACACGAGCACGTCTGGGtgagcagcagaggaaaggaCCCTGAGAGGGGCCAGGGCACTGGCAGGTGTTGTGTCAGACACCTTGACTAATGCCTTGTAACTGTGTTGATGTTCTTCACAGCAGTAACTTGTCCCGTGGTCCCCAGCGGGACAGAGAGCGGACTGGAGCAAAGGACAGAGGTGCCTCTTTTACAGAGGCACCTGTAAAAGAGGTTTATAGATTGCTTAGTGCCAGTGTGGGGACTAGCTGATTGCCTTTAATCCCAGGCCCCTGCTGTGGCCTTAAAAACAGTTTCCTGAGCTCCTGGTGCCTGCAGATACATTTGTCCCAGCATGCATCTGTCCAAGAACTGTGGGAAGAGTTTCTTCCTGTGTGAAGAGGCAGGTATCAGAGTCCAAAATAGAGCTGTGAGGTGAGTGACAGCAAGTTGCCACAGAGAATCGAACAGGGGAAGGTGCAAGGAGGGAGACGGAGATGTCCCTCTTCCCCTTTagaggtgcttttttttttctccctagcCTTGTTAAGGCAAATAAATTGTGATATCTTCTTCCAAGCACAGTCACTGAGTTGTTCGGCAAATGCTTGTCTTAGGGAAAAACAGTGGAAAGGGTACAAAAGGAGATATAAAGGAATGAACTTCAGCACCTGTCTGAGGCAGCTTGCCTTTTCAAAGTGCCTCTGATGTTAGGAGAAACAGCCCTCCAGCAGCCAGCTCCTAACACCTCAGTCAGTTGTCTGCCACGTTCTGAATAGttcctcccttctctttcttgCTGAGCACAGAGGGAGTGTGAGAGCCTGAGCCAGATTAGGTCCCTTCTCCAGAGCCGAGACAAAAACAGGGATTTAGAGACAGCTTTGTGCCAGGGAAGGCTCAGAGTTTCTTCAGGTTGTTCCCCTGAAGTGACCCTTTGGTTGTGAAGGGATTGACTTGGCTTTGCTGTCCCTCTGTACCTCAGGAGCTAACGAAGTGCTGCTCGTGATCGGCGGCTTTGGCAGCCAGCAGTCCCCCATTGATGTGGTGGAGAAATACGACCCCAAGACCCAGGAGTGGAGCTTCCTGCCGGTAAGGGACTGGTTCCGACCACCACTGGGCTGACCAGGCTGTGAGCAAACTCGGatcctgcagcaccagctggaTAACAATCTCCTTGGGCTGTCCTGTGCAATCTGCTGAGGATTTCTGACAGAAATTCTTCAGCGATTTACATGGTGAATGCTGAAACCACTTCAGCTTGCAGAGTGActgagggagagggggttgTTGTCATAGACCTGATCAGCTGAGCCTGCAGAGACCCACATCTTGGTTGTGGGAGTGAGAACGATCATGTTTCTTAGTGAAGGGGTGTGAAGCTGTAAGGTTAGTGATGATAATTGGAATGTCAATAGGAGCAGTGTAATCAGTGCAGTCTTCAGGCTGCTGCGTGATCCCACTGCTTGCAGCATTTTGGAGCAAAATGGGAAGAGAGAATTCCTGCACTGAGCAGTATTTCTACCCAAATTAAAACCACCTTTATCTGTGTGAAATGGTGGAGAACTGCCTTTTCTTCAGTATCAGCTGTTAGGGCAGACTCAGTATCACCTGGTGTTCCAAAATTCTGATCTTTTTTGGAGGCTGAAAGCTTCATCAAATATTCCGAGTCCCTACTTTTCCTATTGCCAGTGGGAGGCTAACAAAATCGTCCCAAATGCATCAGAGGTtatgcagcagcacaggataAATGACATTTAGTGTGGAATATTTGAGTGCAGAGAGACACGGTCCTGAGAAGAGAGCatggcagggggaggcaggcaCAGTCACTCAGGCTGTGTCCTTTAAATCCATAgagctgcctgccctggggcagTGAGCCgtttcccagaggagcagcagaagagGGTGGAAGAGCAGTGGTTGGTCTCCGTGCCCAGTGTTGTTTCTGTCTGTGACCTTGGTGTTGCTTTGCTGTCCCAGAGCATCACCCGCAAACGGCGATACGTGGCCACGGTGTCCCTGCACGACCGCATCTACGTCATCGGGGGCTACGACGGGCGCTCCCGCCTCAGCTCCGTGGAGTGCCTGGATTACACGTCGGACGAGGATGGCATCTGGTACTCCGTGGCTCCCATGAACGTGCGCCGAGGGCTGGCGGGAGCCACAACCCTTGGAGGTACGTCCTGGTCACTGCCAGGGCAGAACAGCCTGTTCAGCTCTGGCCTGAGATGCCCTGAGCTGCTATGTGAAGAGTGGGCTGGCtctgggggaggagggaagcCTGAGGTTCTGCCTTCTCATCACTGGGATGCAGGAATGGAAAACTTGCCCACATATCCTGAGAGGAGCTCTGCCTCCGCTGCATTCCTGCAGCATGTATCTGTCAACTGGGGGAAAGGGGCTCTGTGAGAGATTATGGAGTGGGAAGCTCTGAGGGTGGTGACAGCGTTGGGCAACGCTGAGCACAGGACACCAAGTACAGCTGTGACCATCCAGCACTGGAGTGACTGGAACATCTGCCTGGAAGGAGTGAGGACTTTGGGCAGGTACTGACACGAGGCTCGCCACGGgcagggtttgggtttgggcATGGCAGTGTTTCAGTGGTTctgcagcatgaaaaaaaaatagctggaTTGTGTGTGTTCTCTTTCATCCATCAGCAAGAAGCAGATTTAAGTGCCAGATGGaacttgtgtttgtttgttgggcCTGTGAGCCAGGCTGAGGAGCCTGGGTTCATCTCGGCTCCCAGTGTGCCATGCTCTGTTTTCTGTGGCTTGCAGTCCATGTTGTAGCTTTGCTCTGTGTGTGAGGGCCCTGGTGCTCCATGCTCCTGGCTGACTGGCTGGGTCccacctctgtccctgcagacaTGATCTACGTTTCGGGTGGGTTCGATGGGAGCCGCCGTCACACCAGTATGGAGCGCTACGACCCCAACATCGACCAGTGGAGCATGCTGGGAGACATGCAGACAGCACGGGAGGGAGCGGGGCTCGTGGTGGCCAATGGAGTCATCTACTGCCTGGGTAGGTACCCTCAGCACCtctgggagctgtgcagagcctgcCTTTTTACCCAAGTGACCATTCAAGTGCTGCCTGAGCAGCCCCAACCTGtcaggtccatgttagcagaGGTTTAACCTCACAGCACTCACAGCTGTGTCAGTGAGTGCTGCCTGACCTCACTGTTCCCATCACAATGGCTTGGGCTGCAGCTGTCCCATCACTGCAGGGAATGCTGCACACTGCAAATTAAACACAGTTTACACACATTGCATTTGAGGCATGGCAGAAGTGTGGAGGATAAGCAATGCCAGCTGAGGCTTTGTGTGGCCTGGCAGTGTCTAAATGCCCAGAGATGAAGCAGGTAGCTGTGGGACAGAGGGTACACCTGCAGTAGTGGCTGTAGTGCTCCAGAAATGTATCCTAAGCTGTCTGTTCTCCAGTTTCTTCCTGTAGCACTCATTTCAGTTTCAGAGCACTACACCAGCTGTGAATATCGTGAGATTGCCAGAGGACAGAGCACTCTGAAGCTTGCTCTGTGGGTCACCTTCTAGGCCCCTGAGAAGGCCTAGTGTTGCACCCACATCTGTTGCAGTCATGTTCCTGGGGAGTCACAGATCTTAGGCACTGGTTTCATAGAACcactgaatggtttgggttggaagggacttcatctcattccaccccctgccatgggcagggacaccttccattagaccagggtgctccaagccctgcccaacctggccttgaatcTGGCCATAAAGCAACCATGTTTATTCCCCTTCCTCATGCTGTTCCCCAGGGTGGATGGCAGCACACTGCTCCTttgctggggctgcacagagATTTTAGTATCTGCTTGTGAAACAGCTCTTGAGAGATCCCAGCCTACACCATTCAGCCTcgtgcagctgcagcacagacctgggagctgcacagctgcagggctgcaccAGCAGTGGCCTCAGTGTGCTCAGAGGCAGCTCCATGGGGCTGGCCTGGTGTGCTGGTTTGGGGAGGTGATGCTCTCCCACGTGGCCCGGTGCAGTGTGGGGGCAGAgctggctctgggctggctgcaggatCCTCTGTCCCACCAAGATGGGCTGTGCTGATGGCAGTGCCACGCTGTGCTCGGGGCCCACCAGGAATGGTACTGCTCTCTGCACAGAAAACATtcttcccaggtgagccccatGGTTTGCTCCTGTGTTTTGTTTCAGGAGGCTACGATGGGCTGAACATCCTGAATTCTGTAGAGAGGTATGACCCCCACACTGGACACTGGACAAATGTCACT of Anomalospiza imberbis isolate Cuckoo-Finch-1a 21T00152 chromosome 26, ASM3175350v1, whole genome shotgun sequence contains these proteins:
- the KLHL12 gene encoding kelch-like protein 12 isoform X2, which encodes MTQSERAARGEGREGGGEVCGPGPLPAAVPRAMAPPKDIMTNSHAKSILNAMNALRKSNTLCDVTLRVEHKDFPAHRIVLAACSDYFCAMFTSELSEKDKPCVDIQGLTASTMEILLDFVYTETVHVTVENVQELLPAACLLQLKGVKQACCEFLESQLDPSNCLGIRDFAETHNCVDLMQAAEVFSQKHFPEVVQHEEFILLNQEEVEKLIKCDEIQVDSEEPVFEAVINWVKHSKKEREASLPELLQYVRMPLLTPRYITDVIDTEPFIRCSLQCRDLVDEAKKFHLRPELRSQMQGPRTRARLGANEVLLVIGGFGSQQSPIDVVEKYDPKTQEWSFLPSITRKRRYVATVSLHDRIYVIGGYDGRSRLSSVECLDYTSDEDGIWYSVAPMNVRRGLAGATTLGDMIYVSGGFDGSRRHTSMERYDPNIDQWSMLGDMQTAREGAGLVVANGVIYCLGGYDGLNILNSVERYDPHTGHWTNVTPMATKRSEE